In one Sphingomonas sp. S1-29 genomic region, the following are encoded:
- the dnaE gene encoding DNA polymerase III subunit alpha, which yields MSHSGFVPLRVFSCYTMLDGAIEPKAIAKHARRLKFPAVAMTDRNGLYAAMAFGDACKSEGVQPIVGTMLSIARPGSPEGRAPIVDWIALYAQDETGYDNLCALVSEAHLGRPVEWEPHVQLSALEGRTDGLIALTAGGEGALARLLAEGQDSEAAAYLAALEQLFPDRLYIELTRRGDPIEMRAEAGLIAFAYDRYLPLVATNPSCFAEADFHAAHDAMLCIASSSYVMSEDRTRSSPEAWMKPAQEMERQFADLPEALANTLVVAQRCAVAAPYRKPILPSLAGDREGEATKLREDARAGLEARLAKILAIEAAKQEPFDSSEVEKPAPDQGFSTALETNGDRFQPYRDRLEFELDVIVGMGFPGYFLIVADFIKWAKDNGIPVGPGRGSGAGSVVAWALTITDLDPMKLGLLFERFLNPERVSMPDFDIDFCETRRGEVIRYVQQKYGSDHVAQIITFGKLKARAVLKDTGRVLQMSYGQVDRLAKLVPNHPTDPWTLERAINGVSEMAHAYEREDDVRRLLDLAKQLEGLPRHSSTHAAGVVIGDRPLAQLVPLYRDPRSDMPVTQFDMKYVEGAGLVKFDFLGLKTLSVLRKGTDLLAKRGISVDLDTLEWDDAGVYELLQRGETVGVFQLESEGMRRTLSAVRPSNFGDIIALVSLYRPGPMDNIPMFGARKNGREPVTYPHPLLEPILNETYGIFVYQEQVMQAAQVLAGYSLGGADMLRRAMGKKIKAEMDAQRAGFVDGCLSVNGIKAAEANALFDLIDKFAGYGFNKSHAAAYALLAYQTAWMKAHYPHEFYAASMCFDMGQTDKLAIFVDDMKRLGVTCLGPDVNASEAEFDVQAHGDGLAVRYALGALKGVGERAMEQIADERRAGGSFASLDDMARRVDPRMLNKRQVETLAAAGAFDAIEPNRPGVHAAAETILATAQRVHAGKTSGQGGLFGEGEASEPPIRLPAKASWSLAERIGAEKDAFGFFFSAHPLDRYAHLAKVHAARPIAALGDVHVPDGARAGATISALIEDARWRTSARGKRYMMLTLSDASATITATCFEESTANALEEASKAGGCGLLQVELDRRPGEDAARVTVKTVQGFETLSNNAKLVLTLWVDAASALPPLASALRDQRGGRGRVRVMATLPDGAEAEVLLGEDFLLDDELVSGLGAIPGVRAVDLMSPKLALAG from the coding sequence ATGTCCCATTCCGGCTTCGTGCCCCTCCGCGTCTTTTCCTGCTACACCATGCTCGACGGGGCGATCGAGCCCAAGGCGATCGCCAAGCACGCACGCCGGCTGAAATTCCCCGCGGTCGCGATGACCGATCGCAACGGGCTGTACGCCGCAATGGCGTTCGGCGACGCGTGTAAAAGCGAAGGCGTCCAGCCGATCGTCGGCACGATGCTGTCGATCGCGCGGCCGGGCAGCCCCGAGGGGCGCGCGCCGATCGTCGACTGGATCGCGCTCTATGCGCAGGACGAAACCGGCTACGACAATCTGTGCGCCTTGGTGTCCGAAGCGCATCTGGGCCGCCCGGTCGAGTGGGAGCCGCATGTGCAGCTCTCGGCGCTCGAAGGCCGCACCGACGGGCTGATCGCGCTGACCGCTGGCGGCGAGGGGGCACTCGCACGGCTGCTTGCCGAGGGGCAGGACAGTGAGGCCGCCGCCTATCTCGCCGCGCTCGAACAGCTCTTCCCCGACCGGCTCTATATCGAGCTGACGCGCCGCGGCGATCCGATCGAGATGCGCGCCGAAGCCGGCCTGATCGCCTTCGCCTATGATCGCTATCTGCCGCTGGTCGCGACCAACCCTTCTTGCTTCGCCGAAGCCGATTTCCACGCGGCGCACGATGCGATGCTCTGCATCGCCAGCTCGTCCTATGTGATGTCCGAGGACCGGACGCGCAGCTCGCCCGAAGCGTGGATGAAGCCCGCGCAGGAGATGGAGCGGCAATTCGCCGACCTGCCCGAAGCGCTGGCGAACACGCTGGTGGTGGCACAGCGATGCGCGGTGGCGGCACCCTATCGCAAGCCGATCCTGCCGAGCCTCGCGGGCGATCGGGAGGGCGAGGCGACGAAGCTGCGTGAGGATGCGCGCGCGGGGTTGGAAGCGCGGTTGGCAAAGATCCTCGCGATCGAGGCGGCAAAACAAGAACCGTTCGATTCGAGCGAAGTCGAGAAGCCCGCGCCCGACCAAGGTTTCTCGACTGCGCTCGAGACGAACGGGGATCGTTTTCAGCCCTATCGCGACCGCCTCGAATTCGAGCTCGACGTCATCGTCGGCATGGGCTTCCCCGGCTATTTCCTGATCGTCGCCGATTTCATCAAATGGGCCAAGGACAATGGCATCCCGGTCGGTCCGGGCCGTGGTTCGGGTGCGGGTTCGGTCGTCGCCTGGGCGCTGACGATCACCGATCTCGACCCGATGAAGCTGGGGCTGCTGTTCGAGCGATTCCTGAATCCCGAGCGCGTGTCGATGCCCGACTTCGACATCGATTTCTGCGAAACCCGCCGCGGCGAGGTGATCCGCTACGTCCAGCAGAAATATGGCAGCGACCATGTCGCGCAGATCATCACCTTCGGTAAGCTGAAGGCACGCGCGGTGCTCAAGGATACCGGGCGCGTGCTCCAGATGAGCTATGGCCAGGTCGATCGCCTCGCCAAGCTGGTGCCCAACCACCCGACCGATCCCTGGACGCTCGAACGCGCGATCAACGGCGTGTCCGAAATGGCGCATGCCTATGAGCGCGAGGACGATGTTCGTCGACTGCTCGACCTGGCCAAGCAACTCGAAGGCCTGCCGCGCCATTCGTCGACCCATGCCGCCGGCGTCGTGATCGGCGACCGGCCGCTGGCGCAACTGGTGCCGCTCTATCGCGATCCGCGATCGGACATGCCGGTGACCCAGTTCGACATGAAATATGTCGAGGGTGCCGGGCTGGTGAAGTTCGACTTTCTGGGCCTCAAGACGCTGTCGGTGCTGCGCAAGGGAACCGACCTGCTCGCCAAGCGCGGGATCAGCGTCGATCTCGACACGCTCGAATGGGACGATGCCGGGGTCTATGAATTGCTCCAGCGCGGCGAGACCGTCGGCGTGTTCCAGCTCGAATCCGAGGGGATGCGGCGGACGCTGTCGGCGGTGCGCCCGTCGAACTTCGGCGACATCATCGCGCTCGTCTCGCTCTATCGGCCAGGCCCGATGGACAACATCCCGATGTTCGGCGCGCGCAAGAACGGGCGCGAACCCGTTACCTATCCGCACCCGCTGCTCGAGCCGATCCTCAACGAAACCTACGGCATCTTCGTCTATCAGGAACAGGTGATGCAGGCGGCGCAGGTGCTGGCGGGCTACAGCCTGGGCGGCGCGGACATGCTGCGGCGCGCGATGGGCAAGAAGATCAAGGCCGAGATGGACGCGCAGCGCGCGGGGTTCGTTGATGGCTGCCTGAGCGTCAACGGCATCAAGGCGGCTGAGGCCAATGCGCTTTTCGACTTGATCGACAAGTTCGCGGGCTATGGCTTCAACAAATCGCACGCCGCCGCCTATGCGCTGCTCGCCTACCAGACCGCGTGGATGAAGGCGCATTACCCACATGAATTCTATGCCGCCTCGATGTGCTTCGACATGGGGCAGACCGACAAATTGGCGATCTTCGTCGACGATATGAAGCGGTTGGGCGTCACCTGTCTCGGCCCCGATGTGAATGCGAGCGAGGCGGAGTTCGACGTCCAGGCGCATGGCGACGGGCTCGCGGTGCGCTACGCCTTGGGGGCGCTGAAGGGCGTCGGCGAGCGCGCGATGGAGCAGATCGCCGACGAGCGCCGCGCTGGCGGCAGCTTCGCCTCGCTCGACGACATGGCGCGGCGGGTCGATCCGCGGATGCTGAACAAGCGCCAGGTCGAGACGCTCGCAGCGGCGGGGGCGTTCGATGCGATCGAACCAAATCGCCCCGGCGTCCACGCCGCCGCCGAGACGATCCTGGCGACCGCGCAGCGAGTCCATGCCGGCAAGACCAGCGGCCAGGGCGGGCTCTTCGGCGAAGGCGAGGCAAGCGAGCCGCCGATCCGCCTGCCGGCCAAGGCGAGCTGGTCGCTGGCCGAGCGGATCGGCGCGGAGAAGGACGCGTTCGGTTTCTTCTTCTCGGCGCATCCGCTCGATCGCTATGCACATTTGGCCAAGGTCCACGCTGCGCGGCCGATCGCCGCGCTGGGGGATGTGCATGTGCCTGATGGCGCACGTGCGGGCGCGACGATCTCGGCGCTGATCGAGGATGCGCGCTGGCGCACCTCGGCGCGCGGCAAGCGCTACATGATGCTGACGCTGTCGGATGCATCGGCGACGATCACCGCCACGTGTTTCGAGGAATCGACCGCCAACGCGCTCGAGGAAGCGTCGAAGGCGGGTGGATGCGGGCTGTTGCAGGTCGAGCTCGATCGCCGCCCGGGTGAGGATGCCGCGCGCGTGACGGTAAAGACCGTCCAGGGGTTCGAGACGCTGTCGAACAACGCCAAGCTGGTGCTGACCTTGTGGGTCGACGCGGCATCGGCGCTGCCGCCGCTGGCGTCGGCACTGCGCGACCAGCGCGGCGGGCGCGGGCGGGTGCGGGTGATGGCGACGTTGCCCGACGGTGCCGAGGCCGAAGTGCTGCTGGGCGAGGATTTCCTGCTCGACGACGAGCTGGTCTCGGGGCTGGGCGCGATACCCGGGGTGCGGGCGGTCGACCTGATGAGCCCCAAGCTGGCACTCGCCGGCTAG
- a CDS encoding glutathione peroxidase has protein sequence MTDVTAIPVTAADGTPTDLSNHAGKVLLIVNVASKCGFTPQYTGLEALHRRFAARGFAVLGFPCNQFGGQEPGDAAEIAKFCSLTYDVTFPVYAKLDVNGDDAAPLYRHLKEQAPGLLGSKAVKWNFTKFLVDRDGRVVERYAPQTAPEAIAKDIEALL, from the coding sequence ATGACCGACGTCACCGCGATCCCGGTAACCGCCGCCGATGGCACGCCGACCGACCTTTCCAATCATGCGGGCAAGGTGCTGCTGATCGTCAACGTCGCGTCGAAATGCGGCTTCACCCCTCAATATACCGGGCTCGAGGCGCTGCACCGCCGGTTCGCCGCGCGCGGCTTTGCGGTGCTTGGGTTCCCCTGCAACCAGTTCGGCGGGCAGGAGCCGGGCGACGCCGCCGAAATCGCGAAATTCTGTTCGCTGACCTATGACGTGACCTTTCCGGTCTATGCCAAGCTCGACGTCAATGGCGACGATGCGGCGCCGCTGTACCGGCATTTGAAGGAGCAGGCCCCGGGCTTGCTCGGCAGCAAAGCGGTGAAATGGAATTTCACCAAGTTCCTGGTCGATCGCGATGGCCGCGTGGTCGAACGCTATGCGCCCCAAACCGCGCCCGAGGCGATCGCCAAGGATATCGAAGCGCTACTGTAA
- a CDS encoding ABC transporter ATP-binding protein has product MNEPVLQTSGLKRSFHQGGHKIEVLRGVDLAVAPGEIVALLGPSGSGKSTLLQAVGLLEGGFEGSIRIAGTEVAKLDSNGRTVTRRDQMGFIYQFHHLLPDFTAAENVILPLLIHGATQAEAEARAEELLSALGLAKRLTHRPSQLSGGEQQRVAVARALANRPALVLADEPTGNLDEATADIVFAEFLRLVRGEGSSALVATHNERLALRMDRVVRLHEGRLQ; this is encoded by the coding sequence ATGAATGAACCCGTCCTCCAGACCAGCGGGCTGAAGCGCTCCTTTCACCAGGGCGGGCATAAGATCGAAGTGTTGCGCGGCGTCGACTTGGCCGTAGCGCCGGGCGAAATCGTCGCGCTGCTGGGGCCTTCGGGCTCGGGCAAGTCGACCTTGTTGCAGGCGGTTGGCCTGCTCGAGGGCGGCTTCGAGGGTTCGATCCGCATCGCGGGCACCGAAGTGGCCAAGCTCGACAGCAACGGCCGCACTGTTACTAGGCGCGACCAGATGGGGTTCATCTACCAGTTCCACCATCTGCTGCCCGATTTCACCGCCGCCGAGAACGTGATCCTGCCGCTGCTGATCCATGGCGCGACCCAGGCCGAAGCCGAGGCGCGCGCCGAGGAGTTGCTGTCGGCGCTGGGGCTCGCGAAGCGGCTGACCCATCGCCCGAGTCAATTGTCCGGCGGCGAGCAGCAGCGAGTCGCGGTCGCACGCGCGCTGGCCAATCGGCCGGCGCTGGTGCTTGCCGACGAGCCCACCGGCAATCTCGACGAGGCGACCGCCGACATCGTGTTCGCCGAATTCCTGCGGCTGGTGCGCGGCGAGGGATCGTCGGCGCTGGTGGCGACGCACAACGAACGGCTGGCGCTGCGGATGGACCGCGTTGTCCGGCTGCACGAGGGGAGGCTGCAATGA